One segment of Setaria viridis chromosome 4, Setaria_viridis_v4.0, whole genome shotgun sequence DNA contains the following:
- the LOC117851650 gene encoding uncharacterized protein translates to MSISVNGQSVVPPGFRFHPTEEELLTYYLKKKVASERIDLDVIRDVDLNKLEPWDIQEKCRIGSGPQNDWYFFSHKDKKYPTGTRTNRATAAGFWKATGRDKAIYTSARRIGMRKTLVFYKGRAPHGQKSDWIMHEYRLDEAHNPSAAAAAAAAGDPYYSSPSPAAIRGAAGDQAAAQEQEGWVICRVFKKKNLLHHGQSSGGGATASVTGHTGAASSKMAAPMEGSPSNCSSVTVSDHAKAQLLHSASDDALDHILQYIGGRPCGSNTKHHDTKPALLDHHHHHHLATTTTATACTGGGLYGKFMKLPPLEHAGGLLQSPPGDYGGAADASGIADWDALDRLAAYELNGLSDASKTMVSFFDEPGSAAAAAFSSSVHATTVGVGDGDLWSLARSVSSLHADLTMDNV, encoded by the exons ATGAGCATCTCGGTGAACGGACAGTCGGTGGTGCCGCCGGGGTTCCGGTTCCACCCCAcggaggaggagctcctcaCCTACTACCTCAAGAAGAAGGTGGCCTCGGAGCGCATCGACCTCGACGTCATCCGCGACGTCGACCTCAACAAGCTCGAGCCATGGGACATCCAAG AGAAGTGCCGCATCGGGTCGGGCCCCCAGAACGACTGGTACTTCTTCAGCCACAAGGACAAGAAGTACCCGACGGGGACGCGCACGAaccgcgccacggcggcggggtTCTGGAAGGCCACCGGCCGCGACAAGGCCATCTACACCTCCGCCCGCCGCATCGGCATGCGCAAGACGCTCGTCTTCTACAAGGGCCGCGCCCCGCACGGCCAGAAGTCCGACTGGATCATGCACGAGTACCGCCTCGACGAAGCCCACaacccttccgccgccgccgccgccgccgccgccggcgacccctactactcctcgccgtcgcctgccGCA atccgcggcgcggcgggggaccaagcggcggcgcaggagcaggaggggtgGGTGATCTGCagggtgttcaagaagaagaaccTCCTGCACCACGGCcagagcagcggcggcggcgccaccgcatCGGTGACAGGCCACACGGGGGCGGCCTCGTCCAAGATGGCGGCGCCCATGGAGGGCAGCCCCAGCAACTGCTCGTCGGTGACGGTGAGCGACCACGCCAAGGCGCAGCTGCTCCACTCGGCCAGCGACGACGCGCTCGACCACATCCTCCAGTACATCGGCGGCAGGCCCTGCGGCAGCAACACCAAGCACCACGACACCAAGCCTGCGCTGCTggatcaccaccaccaccaccacctggcGACGACAACTACGGCGACGGCGTGCACCGGCGGCGGTCTCTACGGGAAGTTCATGAAGCTCCCGCCCCTCGAGCACGCCGGCGGCCTACTCCAGAGCCCGCCGGGCGACTACGGCGGCGCCGCTGACGCGTCGGGGATCGCCGACTGGGACGCGCTGGACCGGCTGGCCGCGTACGAACTCAACGGTCTCTCCGACGCGTCCAAGACCATGGTCTCCTTCTTCGACGAgcccggcagcgccgccgccgcggccttctcctcctccgtgcACGCGACcaccgtcggcgtcggcgacggcgacctgTGGAGCCTCGCGCGGTCGGTGTCGTCGTTGCACGCGGACTTGACGATGGACAACGTGTAG